One stretch of Bos javanicus breed banteng unplaced genomic scaffold, ARS-OSU_banteng_1.0 tig00000391_1, whole genome shotgun sequence DNA includes these proteins:
- the LOC133243946 gene encoding uncharacterized protein LOC133243946, producing MWSLGQQTCMVTVALLPWPGTVTLQEVGGTAQSRGACLLLERFHLLSSDPDGGSECPLHQLAWSPGLLGGELEAENLNFLGWFSVSRSLHCSCGVCLVKETPLSAARLRCECCWVPISISSSCGGVCVCTRVPVKGPFLSLKLDRLSGQPWEQPQQQHQQAGLTEQSPKEKGHQSSPPSAPCFLFLKKEKGRPEHPNKEALGPGRANRPHLSLGGVLYLRCTTCERTPAC from the exons ATGTGGTCACTTGGCCAGCAGACCTGCATGGTGACCGTCGCTCTCCTGCCATGGCCGGGGACAGTAACCCTGCAGGAGGTAGGGGGAACTGCCCAGAGCAGGGGAGCTTGCCTTCTGCTGGAGCGTTTTCACCTGCTGAGCAGTGACCCTGATGGAGGGTCGGAGTGCCCTCTGCACCAGCTGGCCTGGAGTCCAGGCCTCCTTGGGGGAGAGCTCGAGGCAGAGAATCTCAACTTCCTGGGTTGGTTCTCTGTGTCTCGGAGCCTGCATTGCTCGTGTGGAGTGTGTTTGGTGAAGGAGACTCCACTGTCTGCTGCGAGGTTGAGGTGCGAGTGTTGCTGGGTGCCCATTTCTATCAGTAGCTCTTGTGGAGGGGTGTGTGTTTGCACGAGGGTGCCAGTGAAAGGTCCTTTTCTCTCCCTAAAGCTTGACAGGCTCTCAGGACAACCCTGGGAACAAccccagcagcagcaccagcaggcaGGACTCACTGAACAAAGCCCCAAAGAAAAAGGGCATCAGTCAAGTCCTCCATCAGCCccttgtttcttgtttctcaaGAAGGAAAAGGGCCGGCCTGAACACCCCAACAAGGAGGCATTAGGACCAG GTCGGGCCAACAGGCCGCACCTCTCCTTGGGGGGCGTGCTGTACTTGAGGTGCACGACCTGCGAAAGGACACCAGCCTGCTGA